The following proteins are co-located in the Solanum pennellii chromosome 1, SPENNV200 genome:
- the LOC107016185 gene encoding ADP,ATP carrier protein 1, mitochondrial-like, giving the protein MTMDQPQYPSVTHKAAGIFLVRSTQNRDLMAYQRQYKYGNQTKPWLHRCEGMPVVSSYSSPVFVQAPSEKGFTSFAIDFLMGGVSAAVSKTAAAPIERVKLLIQNQDEMIKAGRLSKPYGGIAECFSRTMKEEGVMSLWRGNTANVIRYFPTQALNFAFKDYFKRLFNFKKDRDGYWKWFAGNLASGGAAGASSLFFVYSLDYARTRLANDAKAAKGGGDRQFNGMVDVYKKTLASDGVAGLYRGFNISCVGIIVYRGLYFGLYDSLKPVVLTGSLQDSFFASFALGWLITNGAGLASYPIDTVRRRMMMTSGEAVKYKSSMDAFTQILKNEGPKSLFKGAGANILRAIAGAGVLSGYDKLQLLVLGKKYGSGGA; this is encoded by the exons ATGACGATGGATCAGCCACAATACCCCTCTGTTACTCACAAGGCAGCTGGAATTTTCCTTGTTAGATCTACGCAAAATCGAGATCTTATGGCATACCAAAGGCAATATAAATATGGAAATCAGACTAAGCCCTGGTTGCATAGATGTGAAGGGATGCCCGTGGTTTCATCTTACTCATCGCCAGTTTTCGTCCAAGCTCCTTCAGAGAAAGGCTTTACCAGCTTTGCAATTGATTTTCTTATGGGTGGTGTCTCAGCAGCTGTTTCAAAGACAGCAGCTGCTCCAATTGAGCGTGTCAAACTCCTGATCCAAAATCAGGATGAGATGATCAAGGCTGGGAGGTTATCTAAACCATACGGTGGCATAGCTGAATGTTTTAGCCGAACAATGAAGGAGGAAGGAGTTATGTCTTTGTGGAGAGGCAATACAGCAAACGTTATTCGTTATTTCCCAACTCAG GCCTTGAATTTTGCGTTTAAGGATTACTTCAAGAGGCTTTTTAACTTCAAAAAGGACAGAGACGGTTACTGGAAATGGTTTGCTGGTAATCTTGCATCAGGAGGTGCAGCTGGTGCATCTTCCCTTTTCTTTGTCTATTCTCTTGACTATGCCCGAACTAGGCTAGCTAATGATGCTAAGGCTGCAAAAGGAGGAGGAGATCGACAGTTCAATGGTATGGTTGATGTTTACAAGAAGACATTAGCATCTGATGGAGTTGCTGGACTTTACCGTGGATTCAATATCTCATGTGTTGGAATCATTGTGTACCGCGGTCTCTACTTTGGTTTATATGATTCTTTGAAGCCGGTTGTCCTCACTGGATCACTACAG GATAGCTTCTTTGCTAGCTTTGCACTAGGTTGGTTAATCACAAACGGTGCTGGACTAGCATCCTATCCAATTGACACTGTTCGTAGAAGAATGATGATGACATCTGGTGAAGCAGTGAAATACAAAAGTTCAATGGATGCATTTACTCAAATCTTGAAGAATGAGGGTCCAAAGTCCCTTTTCAAGGGTGCTGGTGCAAACATTCTTCGTGCTATCGCTGGTGCTGGTGTCCTCTCTGGCTACGACAAACTCCAATTACTTGTACTCGGAAAGAAGTATGGTTCTGGTGGCGCTTAA
- the LOC107003424 gene encoding LOW QUALITY PROTEIN: uncharacterized protein LOC107003424 (The sequence of the model RefSeq protein was modified relative to this genomic sequence to represent the inferred CDS: inserted 1 base in 1 codon) yields the protein MEIAVIDWKTIDSRFVKDDLYEHFKAPQWVDFFAPDAPVDDDAWFCRPECNHPKTVEDFYKVATPSSSSKLQRSASVSDIPLGERNRRDATLKKRGLIQPLVSLNKDYKCDKIVEDGENQNPNFATPPRFKAKLMKQTIKSSAEKKPVDEKEEHIPKLKSTLSARNLFAGGDLLNKVSEFCNELKRLVVTRTKEREKCADENLETSPLMVDDKERERKPLLEMNKETNELVAKSNTKDKQRRKLRNDNAENTPILVDVKNIKRRDEEILSQIRTNPPTPQCFSASRGVTKAAPSKPLKXRPLETRGILQELEKSSNEGKRKEDPGKMMTSNNNQQGQRGGGVIVAEKEAARALDVFWFLKPCTLAS from the exons ATGGAGATAGCTGTCATCGATTGGAAAACCATTGATTCAAGATTTGTTAAAGACGATCTTTATGAGCATTTTAAAGCTCCTCAATGGGTCGATTTCTTCGCCCCCGATGCTCCTGTTGATGATGATGCTTGGTTCTGCAGAcctg AGTGTAATCATCCAAAGACAGTGGAAGATTTCTATAAAGTAGCTACCCCTTCCTCCTCTTCGAAG CTTCAAAGATCAGCTAGTGTATCTGATATTCCTCTTGGGGAACGAAATAGGAG AGATGCAACATTGAAGAAGAGGGGGCTAATTCAACCGTTGGTATCATTGAATAAGGATTATAAATGTGATAAGATTGTTGAAGATGGTGAAAATCAGAATCCCAATTTTGCAACCCCTCCAAGGTTCAAGGCTAAATTGATGAAACAAACAATCAAGTCGAGCGCGGAGAAGAAGCCAGTTGATGAAAAAGAGGAACATATACCAAAGCTGAAAAGTACTCTTTCAGCTAGGAATCTTTTTGCTGGTGGGGATTTGTTGAACAAAGTGTCTGAGTTTTGCAATGAGCTGAAGAGATTAGTAGTTACCAGGActaaagagagagagaagtgTGCAGATGAGAACTTGGAAACAAGTCCATTAATGGTTGATGATAAAGAAAGGGAAAGGAAGCCATTGCTGGAGATGAATAAAGAGACTAATGAACTAGTGGCAAAGAGCAACACTAAGGACAAACAGAGAAGGAAACT GAGAAATGATAATGCAGAAAACACACCAATACTTGTGGATGTGAAGAACATTAAGCGCAGAGATGAAGAAATTTTGTCTCAGATCCGCACAAATCCTCCCACTCCTCAGTGTTTCTCAGCCAGCCGGGGAGTTACAAAGGCTGCTCCATCTAAGCCTTTGA TAAGGCCTCTG gaAACAAGAGGGATCCTTCAAGAGCTGGAAAAAAGCAGCAATGAAGGGAAGAGAAAGGAAGATCCAGGGAAGATGATGACTAGTAACAATAATCAACAAGGGCAGAGAGGTGGTGGTGTTATTGTTGCTGAAAAAGAAGCTGCAAGAGCTTTGGATGTTTTCTGGTTCTTGAAGCCTTGCACACTTGCCAGCTGA
- the LOC107003507 gene encoding uncharacterized protein LOC107003507 yields MLHLFFAVAFSAVPLTLYIPPVRSLNLFVETMEDLCRESSVYTGRMYPRLRHVWARFLNCMFCVTTR; encoded by the coding sequence ATGCTGCACTTGTTCTTTGCAGTGGCGTTTTCTGCAGTGCCTTTGACTCTGTATATACCTCCGGTGAGAAGCTTGAATCTTTTTGTGGAAACTATGGAGGATCTTTGTAGGGAATCAAGTGTTTATACAGGAAGGATGTATCCCAGGCTACGACATGTTTGGGCTAGGTTCTTGAATTGTATGTTTTGTGTCACTACAAGGTAG